ATTGAAGCCCGGCGGCGCGTTCGGCACGCATGCGCGCGGATTTATTCTTGGCGGAATTTACGGGCTGGGCATTGCCACCGTGTACGGGCTGCTCGGCCTGATCGCCGTGTCCGGCAGTCGTGCGCTCGGGTCACTCAATTCAAACCCGTGGTTCAATGCGGCGATCGCAGCCGTTTTTGTGCTGATGGCCCTGGCGATGTTCGGCGTTTTCAACATTGATTTTTCACGGTTTAGCGCCGGACAGAATCTGCGCTTTCAAAGCCGTTACATCATGTCGTTTGTGATGGGCGGAATCGCGGCACTGCTCGCCGGCGCGTGCATTGCGCCGGTCGTTCTGTCGGTGCTGCTGCTCGCCGGCACGCTGTATGCCGCCGGCAACAGTGCCGGAATTTTTCTGCCGTTTCTGCTCGGCGTCGGCATGGCACTGCCCTGGCCGTTTGCCGGGGCCGGAATTGCGCTGCTGCCGAAACCGGGCAAATGGATGAATACGGTAAAATATATTTTCGGCACCGTTATTTTAATGATCGCATTGTATTATGTGCGGGTTGCATTTTCATTAACGCAGCGTCATACAGCGACCTACGATCCGGCGCTACTCGCAACGGAATTTGCCGGCGCGCTGGCAGATCAACAGCCGGTGTTCCTGGAGTTTACGGCGGACTGGTGTACGAATTGTAAAGCAATGGAAAAACATACATTCAGCGACGGGGCCGTAAAAAAGCGGCTGGCGAATTATCGCGTGATCAAAATCGACGCGACCGACTTCCATAATCCCGAAGTCAGCGCCATTCTCGATTATTTTGACGTCAAAGGTCTGCCGACCTACAGTGTGCTTAAAGTCAAATAAACAGGTATTCGCCGTGCCGCCGGCGCTGTTTACTCAACAACTTCCAGCATGGCACGGCGTCCGTCGCGCGCGGCGATGGCACCAAGCAGTACGCGCATTGCTCCGACGGTTTTGCCGCTGCGGCCGATGACTTTACCGACATCTTTTTGATTACAGCGAAGTTCATAGACAACGCTTTTGTCGCCCTTGACTTCAGTGATTTTGACATCGCGGGGATGATCGACAAGTGCGGCGACCATCTGCTTAACCAGTTTTTTCATGGCTTAAGCCTCCTGCGTTTCAACGGCGGGCGTCTCTTCCGCAGCGGGGGCTTCGGCTTCCACCGGCGCCGATTGCTTGTCGGCGACAGCGGCCGGAACTTCCACCGGTGCCGCCGGCGCTTTAGCTTTCGGTGCAGCCCCGATCGCAACACCCTCGCCGGCTTCCGCTTTTTTTACCAAACTTTTCGCGGTGGCAGAAAGCTGTGCGCCGGTACCGAGCCAGTAGTTCACGCGCTCAATATTCACGCTGAAATTATCACTCTTCTGTTTAGGATCGTACCAGCCAAGCACTTCAAGAAAACGGCCGGTGGTTGCAAAGCGGGAATCAGCCACAACGAGGCGGTAGAACGGTTTGTTGCGGGCGCCCATTCGACGTAAACGTATTTTTGTTGCCATAGTATCTATACTCCAGTCCAATATTGCAGACTTCCTGTCTGCAGAGAAAGAGGAGCATGTCTACCTGATTCCTGCTGCCGCATCAACCTTTTTTGACGCAGAATTTTAAACCAATCTGCCCGATATATCATACTGATGAAAATTTGAACCTGCGGCGCAGCTTCCCCGGCAGGACGCATTTCCGGATTTGACCGGAGTTACAGGATACAAATCCTGTCCGGTTTATTTATCCGGTTATCCGGCCCGAACTGCCTTTTTGTACAGGGGAGCTAAGTGCCTGGTTCTATAATTTTAAAATTTTAATCGCTGTCGGCCTGTTTGTCTTTCCGGGCCGCATCAATAACTTTTTGCGCGATATTGGCCGCAACGGGTTCGTAGCGCGCAAACTCCAGGTCAAACGATCCACGCCCGCCGGTGATCGACCGCAGTTCGGAACAGAATTTAAATGTTTCGACCTGTGGAACTTCGGCGGTAATCACCTGCAGTCCTTCTTCTACATCCATGCCGAGAATGCGTCCCCGCTTGGTATTGAGAATTCCGGTGATGTCGCCCATGTACTCATCCGGC
This genomic window from Kiritimatiellales bacterium contains:
- a CDS encoding cytochrome c biogenesis protein CcdA, producing MKKLILFFCLISAALFAEWREHADKFQETARDSGFKPPAEFFVFLDHAEGIPAVEHGAMYRFITHPISFLEESGIGITALLILLGGFLLNFTPCILPMIPVNIAIIGDYTLKPGGAFGTHARGFILGGIYGLGIATVYGLLGLIAVSGSRALGSLNSNPWFNAAIAAVFVLMALAMFGVFNIDFSRFSAGQNLRFQSRYIMSFVMGGIAALLAGACIAPVVLSVLLLAGTLYAAGNSAGIFLPFLLGVGMALPWPFAGAGIALLPKPGKWMNTVKYIFGTVILMIALYYVRVAFSLTQRHTATYDPALLATEFAGALADQQPVFLEFTADWCTNCKAMEKHTFSDGAVKKRLANYRVIKIDATDFHNPEVSAILDYFDVKGLPTYSVLKVK
- a CDS encoding KH domain-containing protein encodes the protein MKKLVKQMVAALVDHPRDVKITEVKGDKSVVYELRCNQKDVGKVIGRSGKTVGAMRVLLGAIAARDGRRAMLEVVE
- the rpsP gene encoding 30S ribosomal protein S16 produces the protein MATKIRLRRMGARNKPFYRLVVADSRFATTGRFLEVLGWYDPKQKSDNFSVNIERVNYWLGTGAQLSATAKSLVKKAEAGEGVAIGAAPKAKAPAAPVEVPAAVADKQSAPVEAEAPAAEETPAVETQEA